The genome window GTGCTGATTCTATCTGTGGTTTATTTGATTGCTAAGTATCGGATCGATAGACAATAAGAGGCTATGGAGCCAGAAGGTATTGTAGGATCATTTATCGCCATTCAGATCATTTTCTTCATCGGGATGATGCTGTTTGGATTTATCGCGCTCGCGTTTTGGATTTGGATGCTGATCGACTGCTTGCAGAATGAAACCTCCGAGGGGAACGATAAGCTCACGTGGATGCTGGTGATTGTGCTTACGAATTGGATCGGCGCGCTGATCTATTTCTTTGTGCGTAGGCCAGAGCGAAAGCGCTTACTTCGGCGGATTGCAGAGTAGATTGGGGATTTTAAATGCCTGAAATTAAAGGCATTTAAGAAGCATTGTTGACATTTCTAATTTATGTTAGTTAATTCTGGGGTATGGAAATGTTAGCACCAGTATTATTAATTCTTGGAGGCGTGATCGTCTTCGTCGGGGCAATTTGGTTTCTCATTGAGAGCTTTCGTGAAAGTATTTTATGGGGACTAGGCTGTCTGATCTTCGCGCCAGTTCAGCTGGTCTTCTTGATTCTCCATTGGGGCGTTGCGAAAAAGCCATTTGGTCTTCAGTTGCTGGGCTTTGCTATTATGTTTCTCGGGGCGTGGTTCACCGATTCGCGCAGTGTGCCCACTTATTAGAGCAATGCTTTGATGGTTGATCGGATTTTGTAGGGGCTTTGCTCGCGAAGACCGTGTTGGCAAGGATGGGTCCGTTTTTACGTTCGCGGTCTTCGACGAGCAAAGCCCCTACGAATGGAGTTAACTTTAATAAATGAAAAGTAAATGGATTGTCGCTGTCTTGCTTGTCTCCGTGATTTTCGGAGCAGGCTTTCTGTATTTTCAGGGTAAGCGTTATGAGGTGGTGATCACTCAGTCTCAAATTGATCAGGGGTTGGCGAGTCGTTTTCCTGTCTCCAAGCAGTATTTAAGAATTTTCAGCATTACCTATTCAAACCCGACCGTGGAACTGTTAGAAGTCG of Lentimonas sp. CC4 contains these proteins:
- a CDS encoding PLD nuclease N-terminal domain-containing protein translates to MEPEGIVGSFIAIQIIFFIGMMLFGFIALAFWIWMLIDCLQNETSEGNDKLTWMLVIVLTNWIGALIYFFVRRPERKRLLRRIAE